Proteins encoded in a region of the Neodiprion lecontei isolate iyNeoLeco1 chromosome 5, iyNeoLeco1.1, whole genome shotgun sequence genome:
- the LOC107225488 gene encoding uncharacterized protein LOC107225488 isoform X14 produces the protein MRTCGSYDVNAVEGGGTESSPVQRKPIFIVKLILFLVLCAIIITLCILWVSKSKEASRDNNIVGKQDKLRGRYDGTSQMPVSKFDTQETTTTETPDTSPLTVWGESRQETTTTETPDTSPLTAGGESRQETTTTETPDTSPLTAGGESSQETTTTETPATLPLTAGGESSQETTTTETPDTSPLTAGGESRQETTTTETPDTSPSTAGGESSQETTTTETPATLPLTAGGESRQETTTTETPDTSPLTAGGESRQETTTTETPDTSPSTAGGESSQETTTTETPATLPLTAGGESSQETTTTETPDTSPLTAGGESRQETTTTETPDTSPSTAGGESSQETTTTETPATLPLTAGGESSQETTTTETPDTSPLTAGGESRQETTTTETPDTSPLTAGGESRQETTTTETPDTSPSTAGGESSQETTTTETPATLPLTAGGESSQETTTTETPDTSPLTAGGESRQETTTTETPDTSPSTAGGESRQETTTTDTPDTSPLTAGGESRQETTTTETPDTSPLTVWGESRQETTTTETPDTSPLTAGGESRQETTTTETPDTSPSTAGGESRQETTTTETPDTSPLTAGGESRQETTTTETPDTSPFTAGGESRQETTTTDTPDTSPLTAGGESRQETTTTETPDTSPLTAGGESRQETTTTDTPDTSPLTAGGESSQETTTTETPATLPLTAGGESRQETTTTETPDTSSSTAGGESSQETTTTETPATLPLTAGGESSQETTTTETPATLPLTAGGESRQETTTTETPDTSPLTNHMQPVTSSEVMSKMAKGTTSRILSYMNHSSDACDDFYEYACGEFEDNQLMTENDLAEQAMQRIFTEAQKRRSDEQSFLDYYESCLNYEKTTNQSERLANVRRAVQEIGRFNYMDNIGKDDTQPKFRDTLQRLLERNSALLFDITPDLAVNEGNCNTEPQTIQFTWKIGPLMSKTDPYTNKRAEECYKQQESVRNEPEVNLTEVYGTYKECKNYFGTFTTSIKNSVKKIFGTDYDRSEQIGVDVEKLIELFLVPEMDEDEIRKAYATKNYNLKGDLSVRRAHKQPPFLDFKKLLPPRANVERKLWHGYLPEDLTRAVKNVALRSYQIDDETWINDALLAIYAHDVYHEFVAPRHDVENYCKRLATNLMKTHASSLYMSSFKSEELKVMNRTVTEMFEKLRKTLESNVSKQKWIGKKSKEAILKKIARLSIVTPAHRTDYHNSNDNEIELTGDFFNDTMALRKMYRTSMYQMLDKRPSEEIWTYFAQPYDASTSSIYELEKIIIPFGAVDWRFLDRSYTTSTQHLGLATLGTLIANEIAHHFDFTGINYLNGWKGRRVAPVFCSNTDDDINYRSDYKNHYQNLRGKMDSIFLPSTSQNIHYSISDLSLNERFSDDAGLRLAYDTMLNLPAEAKIPLPWLSNSESNEIQQFFLAYAQMHCTKKPLTTSFRSLYEDENLPSRLRIAITAANNEALGEAWQCKTGTKVRPEEKTYNFPHLDGIDFGRETEALPPNQ, from the exons atgcGGACCTGTGGGTCGTACGACGTGAATGCTGTGGAAGGAGGTGGGACGGAGTCTTCTCCAGTTCAACGAAAACCTATCTTTATCGTTAAACTGATCTTATTTCTTGTACTTTGTGCCATAATTATCACATTGTGCATATTGTGGGTGTCAAAAAGTAAAGAAGCGTCGAGGGATAATAATATCGTAGGAAAACAG GATAAATTACGTGGACGGTATGATGGAACAAGTCAAATGCCTGTCAGCAAATTTGATACACAGGAGACTACGACTACTGAAACACCGGACACTTCACCTTTAAC GGTATGGGGCGAATCTAGACAGGAGACTACGACTACTGAAACACCGGACACTTCACCTTTGAC GGCAGGCGGCGAATCTAGACAGGAGACTACGACTACTGAAACACCGGACACTTCACCTTTAAC GGCAGGCGGCGAATCTAGTCAGGAGACTACGACTACTGAAACACCGGCCACTTTACCTTTGAC GGCAGGCGGCGAATCTAGTCAGGAGACTACGACTACTGAAACACCGGACACTTCACCTTTAAC GGCAGGCGGCGAATCTAGACAGGAGACTACGACTACTGAAACACCGGACACTTCACCTTCTAC GGCAGGCGGCGAATCTAGTCAGGAGACTACGACTACTGAAACACCGGCCACTTTACCTTTGAC GGCAGGCGGCGAATCTAGACAGGAGACTACGACTACTGAAACACCGGACACTTCACCTTTAAC GGCAGGCGGCGAATCTAGACAGGAGACTACGACTACTGAAACACCGGACACTTCACCTTCTAC GGCAGGCGGCGAATCTAGTCAGGAGACTACGACTACTGAAACACCGGCCACTTTACCTTTGAC GGCAGGCGGCGAATCTAGTCAGGAGACTACGACTACTGAAACACCGGACACTTCACCTTTAAC GGCAGGCGGCGAATCTAGACAGGAGACTACGACTACTGAAACACCGGACACTTCACCTTCTAC GGCAGGCGGCGAATCTAGTCAGGAGACTACGACTACTGAAACACCGGCCACTTTACCTTTGAC GGCAGGCGGCGAATCTAGTCAGGAGACTACGACTACTGAAACACCGGACACTTCACCTTTAAC GGCAGGCGGCGAATCTAGACAGGAGACTACGACTACTGAAACACCGGACACTTCACCTTTAAC GGCAGGCGGCGAATCTAGACAGGAGACTACGACTACTGAAACACCGGACACTTCACCTTCTAC GGCAGGCGGCGAATCTAGTCAGGAGACTACGACTACTGAAACACCGGCCACTTTACCTTTGAC GGCAGGCGGCGAATCTAGTCAGGAGACTACGACTACTGAAACACCGGACACTTCACCTTTAAC GGCAGGCGGCGAATCTAGACAGGAGACTACGACTACTGAAACACCGGACACTTCACCTTCTAC GGCAGGCGGCGAATCTAGACAGGAGACTACGACTACTGATACACCGGACACTTCACCCCTAAC GGCAGGCGGCGAATCTAGACAGGAGACTACGACTACTGAAACACCGGACACTTCACCTTTGAC GGTATGGGGCGAATCTAGACAGGAGACTACGACTACTGAAACACCGGACACTTCACCTTTGAC GGCAGGCGGCGAATCTAGACAGGAGACTACGACTACTGAAACACCGGACACTTCACCTTCTAC GGCAGGCGGCGAATCTAGACAGGAGACTACGACTACTGAAACACCGGACACTTCACCTTTGAC GGCAGGCGGCGAATCTAGACAGGAGACTACGACTACTGAAACACCGGACACTTCACCTTTTAC GGCAGGCGGCGAATCTAGACAGGAGACTACGACTACTGATACACCGGACACTTCACCCCTAAC GGCAGGCGGCGAATCTAGACAGGAGACTACGACTACTGAAACACCGGACACTTCACCTTTGAC GGCAGGCGGCGAATCTAGACAGGAGACTACGACTACTGATACACCGGACACTTCACCCCTAAC GGCAGGCGGCGAATCTAGTCAGGAGACTACGACTACTGAAACACCGGCCACTTTACCTTTGAC GGCAGGCGGCGAATCTAGACAGGAGACTACGACTACTGAAACACCGGACACTTCATCTTCTAC GGCAGGCGGCGAATCTAGTCAGGAGACTACGACTACTGAAACACCGGCCACTTTACCTTTGAC GGCAGGCGGCGAATCTAGTCAGGAGACTACGACTACTGAAACACCGGCCACTTTACCTTTGAC GGCAGGCGGCGAATCTAGACAGGAGACTACGACTACTGAAACACCGGACACTTCACCTCTAAC aaatcacatgcaacctGTGACGTCATCTGAAGTTATGTCAAAAATGGCCAAAGGCACAACGAGTCGAATTCTTTCCTACATGAACCATTCCTCTGATGCATGTgatgatttttatgaatacGCTTGTGGAGAGTTCGAAGATAACCAGCTGATGACAGAAAATGACCTCGCAGAACAAGCAATGCAACgaattttca CCGAGGCTCAAAAACGCCGAAGTGACGAACAGTCCTTTCTCGACTATTACGAAAGCTGCCTGAATTACGAAAAGACGACCAATCAGTCTGAAAGATTGGCAAACG TTCGACGAGCTGTACAAGAAATCGGACGTTTTAATTACATGGATAACATTGGGAAGGATGATACCCAACCTAAATTCCGCGATACGCTTCAGAGACTTCTCGAACGGAACAG CGCCCTCTTATTCGACATTACTCCAGACCTCGCTGTAAACGAAGGGAATTGTAACACAGAGCCACAAACAATTCAGTTTACCTGGAAAATTGGGCCACTGATGAGCAAAACTGACCCCTACACGAATAAAAGAGCAGAGGAATGCTATAAACAGCAGGAATCGGTGAGAAACGAACCGGAAGTGAATTTGACAGAAGTCTACGGAACTTACAAAGAGTGCAAG AACTACTTCGGCACCTTTACAACGTCCATCAAAAAtagcgtgaaaaaaattttcggaacgGATTATGATCGATCGGAGCAAATCGGGGTTGACGTTGAGAAGCTGATTGAACTTTTCCTTGTGCCG GAGATGGATGAAGATGAAATCCGTAAGGCCTACGCAACCAAGAATTATAACTTGAAGGGTGACCTCTCTGTCAGACGGGCACATAAACAACCGCCATTC CTTGATTTCAAGAAACTACTACCACCTCGAGCAAATGTGGAAAGAAAACTCTGGCATGGTTATCTTCCTGAAGACCTTACTCGAGCTGTAAAGAATGTCGCCTTGCGAAGCTATCAGATTGATGACGAAACGTGGATAAATGATGCTCTCCTCGCAATTTACGCTCACGATGTCTATCACGAG tTTGTTGCTCCGCGCCACGATGTCGAAAATTACTGCAAGCGACTAGCAACTAACCTGATGAAGACGCATGCATCCAGTTTATACATGTCATCATTCAAAAGCGAGGAACTCAAGGTCATGAACAGAACG GTGAccgaaatgtttgaaaaattaaggaaaaCATTGGAGTCGAATGTGTCGAAACAGAAGTGGATTGGGAAGAAGAGCAAAGAGgcaattttgaagaaaatcgcAAGACTCTCAATCGTGACACCCGCCCACCGAACCGATTATCATAACTCAAACGACAATGAG ATCGAACTCACGGGcgattttttcaacgacacAATGGCGCTGCGGAAGATGTACAGAACGTCCATGTACCAGATGCTGGATAAACGGCCAAGCGAAGAAAT ATGGACGTACTTCGCCCAACCGTACGACGCGTCGACTTCATCTATATACGAGctcgagaaaataattataccgtTCGGAGCTGTAGATTGGCGCTTTTTGGACCGTTCCTACACCACCTCAACGCAGCATTTGGGGCTAGCTACTCTTGGAACGCTTATCGCCAATGAAATTGCTCATCATTTTGACTTCACAG GCATAAATTACCTGAACGGTTGGAAAGGTAGGAGGGTGGCGCCTGTTTTCTGCTCTAACACGGATGATGATATAAATTACAGAAGCGACTACAAAAACCATTACCAAAATTTGAGGGGAAAAATGGACTCCATCTTCCTGCCATCGACTTctcaaaatattcattacagc ATATCCGACCTCAGTCTCAATGAGAGATTCTCAGACGACGCCGGCCTGCGACTCGCCTACGATACGATGTTAAACTTACCCGCGGAAGCTAAAATACCATTGCCCTGGCTTTCGAACTCGGAATCCAACGAGATACAACAATTCTTCTTGGCCTATGCTCAG ATGCATTGCACAAAGAAGCCTCTCACAACATCCTTCAGATCGCTCTACGAAGACGAAAACTTGCCAAGCCGACTACGGATTGCGATAACTGCCGCCAATAACGAAGCCCTTGGAGAAGCCTGGCAGTGCAAAACGGGAACCAAAGTCCGCCCTGAGGAAAAAACATATAATTTTCCTCACCTCGACGGTATAGACTTCGGTCGTGAAACCGAAGCACTCCCACCTAATCAATGA
- the LOC107225488 gene encoding uncharacterized protein LOC107225488 isoform X4, whose protein sequence is MRTCGSYDVNAVEGGGTESSPVQRKPIFIVKLILFLVLCAIIITLCILWVSKSKEASRDNNIVGKQDKLRGRYDGTSQMPVSKFDTQETTTTETPDTSPLTVWGESRQETTTTETPDTSPLTAGGESRQETTTTETPDTSPLTAGGESSQETTTTETPATLPLTAGGESRQETTTTETPDTSPSTAGGESSQETTTTETPATLPLTAGGESSQETTTTETPDTSPLTAGGESRQETTTTETPDTSPLTAGGESRQETTTTETPDTSPSTAGGESSQETTTTETPATLPLTAGGESSQETTTTETPDTSPLTAGGESRQETTTTETPDTSPSTAGGESSQETTTTETPATLPLTAGGESSQETTTTETPDTSPLTAGGESRQETTTTETPDTSPLTAGGESRQETTTTETPDTSPSTAGGESSQETTTTETPATLPLTAGGESSQETTTTETPDTSPLTAGGESRQETTTTETPDTSPSTAGGESRQETTTTDTPDTSPLTAGGESRQETTTTETPDTSPLTVWGESRQETTTTETPDTSPLTAGGESRQETTTTETPDTSPSTAGGESRQETTTTETPDTSPLTAGGESRQETTTTETPDTSPFTAGGESRQETTTTDTPDTSPLTAGGESRQETTTTETPDTSPLTAGGESRQETTTTDTPDTSPLTAGGESSQETTTTETPATLPLTAGGESRQETTTTETPDTSSSTAGGESSQETTTTETPATLPLTAGGESSQETTTTETPATLPLTAGGESRQETTTTETPDTSPLTNHMQPVTSSEVMSKMAKGTTSRILSYMNHSSDACDDFYEYACGEFEDNQLMTENDLAEQAMQRIFTEAQKRRSDEQSFLDYYESCLNYEKTTNQSERLANVRRAVQEIGRFNYMDNIGKDDTQPKFRDTLQRLLERNSALLFDITPDLAVNEGNCNTEPQTIQFTWKIGPLMSKTDPYTNKRAEECYKQQESVRNEPEVNLTEVYGTYKECKNYFGTFTTSIKNSVKKIFGTDYDRSEQIGVDVEKLIELFLVPEMDEDEIRKAYATKNYNLKGDLSVRRAHKQPPFLDFKKLLPPRANVERKLWHGYLPEDLTRAVKNVALRSYQIDDETWINDALLAIYAHDVYHEFVAPRHDVENYCKRLATNLMKTHASSLYMSSFKSEELKVMNRTVTEMFEKLRKTLESNVSKQKWIGKKSKEAILKKIARLSIVTPAHRTDYHNSNDNEIELTGDFFNDTMALRKMYRTSMYQMLDKRPSEEIWTYFAQPYDASTSSIYELEKIIIPFGAVDWRFLDRSYTTSTQHLGLATLGTLIANEIAHHFDFTGINYLNGWKGRRVAPVFCSNTDDDINYRSDYKNHYQNLRGKMDSIFLPSTSQNIHYSISDLSLNERFSDDAGLRLAYDTMLNLPAEAKIPLPWLSNSESNEIQQFFLAYAQMHCTKKPLTTSFRSLYEDENLPSRLRIAITAANNEALGEAWQCKTGTKVRPEEKTYNFPHLDGIDFGRETEALPPNQ, encoded by the exons atgcGGACCTGTGGGTCGTACGACGTGAATGCTGTGGAAGGAGGTGGGACGGAGTCTTCTCCAGTTCAACGAAAACCTATCTTTATCGTTAAACTGATCTTATTTCTTGTACTTTGTGCCATAATTATCACATTGTGCATATTGTGGGTGTCAAAAAGTAAAGAAGCGTCGAGGGATAATAATATCGTAGGAAAACAG GATAAATTACGTGGACGGTATGATGGAACAAGTCAAATGCCTGTCAGCAAATTTGATACACAGGAGACTACGACTACTGAAACACCGGACACTTCACCTTTAAC GGTATGGGGCGAATCTAGACAGGAGACTACGACTACTGAAACACCGGACACTTCACCTTTGAC GGCAGGCGGCGAATCTAGACAGGAGACTACGACTACTGAAACACCGGACACTTCACCTTTAAC GGCAGGCGGCGAATCTAGTCAGGAGACTACGACTACTGAAACACCGGCCACTTTACCTTTGAC GGCAGGCGGCGAATCTAGACAGGAGACTACGACTACTGAAACACCGGACACTTCACCTTCTAC GGCAGGCGGCGAATCTAGTCAGGAGACTACGACTACTGAAACACCGGCCACTTTACCTTTGAC GGCAGGCGGCGAATCTAGTCAGGAGACTACGACTACTGAAACACCGGACACTTCACCTTTAAC GGCAGGCGGCGAATCTAGACAGGAGACTACGACTACTGAAACACCGGACACTTCACCTTTAAC GGCAGGCGGCGAATCTAGACAGGAGACTACGACTACTGAAACACCGGACACTTCACCTTCTAC GGCAGGCGGCGAATCTAGTCAGGAGACTACGACTACTGAAACACCGGCCACTTTACCTTTGAC GGCAGGCGGCGAATCTAGTCAGGAGACTACGACTACTGAAACACCGGACACTTCACCTTTAAC GGCAGGCGGCGAATCTAGACAGGAGACTACGACTACTGAAACACCGGACACTTCACCTTCTAC GGCAGGCGGCGAATCTAGTCAGGAGACTACGACTACTGAAACACCGGCCACTTTACCTTTGAC GGCAGGCGGCGAATCTAGTCAGGAGACTACGACTACTGAAACACCGGACACTTCACCTTTAAC GGCAGGCGGCGAATCTAGACAGGAGACTACGACTACTGAAACACCGGACACTTCACCTTTAAC GGCAGGCGGCGAATCTAGACAGGAGACTACGACTACTGAAACACCGGACACTTCACCTTCTAC GGCAGGCGGCGAATCTAGTCAGGAGACTACGACTACTGAAACACCGGCCACTTTACCTTTGAC GGCAGGCGGCGAATCTAGTCAGGAGACTACGACTACTGAAACACCGGACACTTCACCTTTAAC GGCAGGCGGCGAATCTAGACAGGAGACTACGACTACTGAAACACCGGACACTTCACCTTCTAC GGCAGGCGGCGAATCTAGACAGGAGACTACGACTACTGATACACCGGACACTTCACCCCTAAC GGCAGGCGGCGAATCTAGACAGGAGACTACGACTACTGAAACACCGGACACTTCACCTTTGAC GGTATGGGGCGAATCTAGACAGGAGACTACGACTACTGAAACACCGGACACTTCACCTTTGAC GGCAGGCGGCGAATCTAGACAGGAGACTACGACTACTGAAACACCGGACACTTCACCTTCTAC GGCAGGCGGCGAATCTAGACAGGAGACTACGACTACTGAAACACCGGACACTTCACCTTTGAC GGCAGGCGGCGAATCTAGACAGGAGACTACGACTACTGAAACACCGGACACTTCACCTTTTAC GGCAGGCGGCGAATCTAGACAGGAGACTACGACTACTGATACACCGGACACTTCACCCCTAAC GGCAGGCGGCGAATCTAGACAGGAGACTACGACTACTGAAACACCGGACACTTCACCTTTGAC GGCAGGCGGCGAATCTAGACAGGAGACTACGACTACTGATACACCGGACACTTCACCCCTAAC GGCAGGCGGCGAATCTAGTCAGGAGACTACGACTACTGAAACACCGGCCACTTTACCTTTGAC GGCAGGCGGCGAATCTAGACAGGAGACTACGACTACTGAAACACCGGACACTTCATCTTCTAC GGCAGGCGGCGAATCTAGTCAGGAGACTACGACTACTGAAACACCGGCCACTTTACCTTTGAC GGCAGGCGGCGAATCTAGTCAGGAGACTACGACTACTGAAACACCGGCCACTTTACCTTTGAC GGCAGGCGGCGAATCTAGACAGGAGACTACGACTACTGAAACACCGGACACTTCACCTCTAAC aaatcacatgcaacctGTGACGTCATCTGAAGTTATGTCAAAAATGGCCAAAGGCACAACGAGTCGAATTCTTTCCTACATGAACCATTCCTCTGATGCATGTgatgatttttatgaatacGCTTGTGGAGAGTTCGAAGATAACCAGCTGATGACAGAAAATGACCTCGCAGAACAAGCAATGCAACgaattttca CCGAGGCTCAAAAACGCCGAAGTGACGAACAGTCCTTTCTCGACTATTACGAAAGCTGCCTGAATTACGAAAAGACGACCAATCAGTCTGAAAGATTGGCAAACG TTCGACGAGCTGTACAAGAAATCGGACGTTTTAATTACATGGATAACATTGGGAAGGATGATACCCAACCTAAATTCCGCGATACGCTTCAGAGACTTCTCGAACGGAACAG CGCCCTCTTATTCGACATTACTCCAGACCTCGCTGTAAACGAAGGGAATTGTAACACAGAGCCACAAACAATTCAGTTTACCTGGAAAATTGGGCCACTGATGAGCAAAACTGACCCCTACACGAATAAAAGAGCAGAGGAATGCTATAAACAGCAGGAATCGGTGAGAAACGAACCGGAAGTGAATTTGACAGAAGTCTACGGAACTTACAAAGAGTGCAAG AACTACTTCGGCACCTTTACAACGTCCATCAAAAAtagcgtgaaaaaaattttcggaacgGATTATGATCGATCGGAGCAAATCGGGGTTGACGTTGAGAAGCTGATTGAACTTTTCCTTGTGCCG GAGATGGATGAAGATGAAATCCGTAAGGCCTACGCAACCAAGAATTATAACTTGAAGGGTGACCTCTCTGTCAGACGGGCACATAAACAACCGCCATTC CTTGATTTCAAGAAACTACTACCACCTCGAGCAAATGTGGAAAGAAAACTCTGGCATGGTTATCTTCCTGAAGACCTTACTCGAGCTGTAAAGAATGTCGCCTTGCGAAGCTATCAGATTGATGACGAAACGTGGATAAATGATGCTCTCCTCGCAATTTACGCTCACGATGTCTATCACGAG tTTGTTGCTCCGCGCCACGATGTCGAAAATTACTGCAAGCGACTAGCAACTAACCTGATGAAGACGCATGCATCCAGTTTATACATGTCATCATTCAAAAGCGAGGAACTCAAGGTCATGAACAGAACG GTGAccgaaatgtttgaaaaattaaggaaaaCATTGGAGTCGAATGTGTCGAAACAGAAGTGGATTGGGAAGAAGAGCAAAGAGgcaattttgaagaaaatcgcAAGACTCTCAATCGTGACACCCGCCCACCGAACCGATTATCATAACTCAAACGACAATGAG ATCGAACTCACGGGcgattttttcaacgacacAATGGCGCTGCGGAAGATGTACAGAACGTCCATGTACCAGATGCTGGATAAACGGCCAAGCGAAGAAAT ATGGACGTACTTCGCCCAACCGTACGACGCGTCGACTTCATCTATATACGAGctcgagaaaataattataccgtTCGGAGCTGTAGATTGGCGCTTTTTGGACCGTTCCTACACCACCTCAACGCAGCATTTGGGGCTAGCTACTCTTGGAACGCTTATCGCCAATGAAATTGCTCATCATTTTGACTTCACAG GCATAAATTACCTGAACGGTTGGAAAGGTAGGAGGGTGGCGCCTGTTTTCTGCTCTAACACGGATGATGATATAAATTACAGAAGCGACTACAAAAACCATTACCAAAATTTGAGGGGAAAAATGGACTCCATCTTCCTGCCATCGACTTctcaaaatattcattacagc ATATCCGACCTCAGTCTCAATGAGAGATTCTCAGACGACGCCGGCCTGCGACTCGCCTACGATACGATGTTAAACTTACCCGCGGAAGCTAAAATACCATTGCCCTGGCTTTCGAACTCGGAATCCAACGAGATACAACAATTCTTCTTGGCCTATGCTCAG ATGCATTGCACAAAGAAGCCTCTCACAACATCCTTCAGATCGCTCTACGAAGACGAAAACTTGCCAAGCCGACTACGGATTGCGATAACTGCCGCCAATAACGAAGCCCTTGGAGAAGCCTGGCAGTGCAAAACGGGAACCAAAGTCCGCCCTGAGGAAAAAACATATAATTTTCCTCACCTCGACGGTATAGACTTCGGTCGTGAAACCGAAGCACTCCCACCTAATCAATGA